The following are from one region of the Polaribacter marinaquae genome:
- the arsM gene encoding arsenosugar biosynthesis arsenite methyltransferase ArsM, with protein sequence MSYLETTHNVYKEAALTPDVGLCCTTNPIWELPGLKIPRIMQEMNYGCGSTVHARDLTNNPKMLYVGVGGGMELLQFAYFNRNKGGVIGLDVVDEMLEASRKNFKEAEAQNDWFQSDFVDLRKGDAMALPVEDNSIDVAAQNCLFNIFKSDDLKKAIAEMYRVLKPHGKLVMSDPTCEQEMNNELRNDERLRALCLSGSLSIADYVKALTDAGFGTIEIRARKPYRILDPKNYPTEELIYIESIEVAAIKDPMPADGPCIFTGKAAIYYGDEDFFDDGAGHTLLKNQPLAICDKTAAALKALGRDDIFFSESTYHYDGGGCC encoded by the coding sequence ATGAGCTATTTAGAAACAACACACAATGTATACAAAGAAGCAGCATTAACACCAGACGTTGGTTTGTGTTGTACTACCAACCCTATTTGGGAACTTCCTGGTTTAAAAATACCAAGAATTATGCAAGAAATGAACTACGGTTGTGGTTCTACTGTGCATGCTAGAGATTTAACCAACAACCCAAAAATGCTATATGTTGGCGTTGGTGGTGGAATGGAGTTGCTACAATTTGCGTATTTTAACAGAAACAAAGGTGGTGTTATTGGTTTAGATGTTGTAGATGAAATGTTAGAAGCATCTCGTAAAAACTTTAAAGAGGCAGAAGCTCAAAACGATTGGTTTCAAAGTGATTTTGTCGATTTAAGAAAAGGAGATGCTATGGCATTGCCAGTAGAAGATAATTCTATTGATGTTGCTGCACAAAACTGTTTGTTTAATATTTTTAAGTCAGATGATTTAAAGAAAGCCATTGCAGAAATGTACCGAGTATTAAAACCGCATGGTAAATTGGTAATGAGCGACCCAACTTGCGAGCAAGAAATGAATAACGAATTACGTAATGATGAGCGTTTACGTGCCTTATGTTTAAGTGGAAGTTTGTCGATTGCAGATTACGTAAAAGCCTTAACAGATGCTGGCTTTGGAACGATAGAAATTAGAGCTAGAAAGCCGTATCGAATTTTAGACCCTAAAAATTATCCAACAGAAGAGTTAATTTATATAGAATCGATAGAAGTTGCCGCAATTAAAGATCCAATGCCAGCAGATGGTCCTTGTATTTTTACGGGTAAAGCAGCCATTTATTATGGTGATGAGGACTTTTTTGACGATGGGGCTGGCCACACTTTATTAAAAAATCAACCGTTGGCAATTTGCGATAAAACTGCGGCTGCCTTAAAAGCATTGGGTAGAGATGATATTTTCTTTTCAGAATCTACATATCACTACGATGGTGGCGGCTGTTGTTAA
- a CDS encoding SusD/RagB family nutrient-binding outer membrane lipoprotein: MKKHIYILAIFAIIFASCTTDFEEINTNPNAPVAVQPNLLLRQVLYNFGENMSYEGFVAGDLLAQHRTALDFNLFDRHDLKSPQLGGNPWSIFYTNLRDNEIILKQSKETPAFAVYEGPALILKAYMAAGLTDLFGDVPYFEAFNGIEGTVTPVYDLQEDIYQNENGILDNLDKGVAAINAYTGSIPLEGDIIYNGNLNRWIQFANSLKIKYLIRISAKVDVAAQLQALFNNGNYIQSNSENAVFDFTNSEPNSFRLAQLRVGDFNNFVLSETMEEVLTDLEDTRINTFFRPFANATGNDYNGLINGIDASSTSVALSDYSLAGTAFREDTSSLDANFMTAWETNFLLAEAAAKGFINADAETLYNRGVTQAFEFWNTDLPATYLATNANYNAANSTPLNQIITQKWIASLINGYEGWIEYRRTGFPVLKDVSASLNAGLIPVRMPYPAEAASLNSENYNKAAAATNGNSLDAKVWWNE; this comes from the coding sequence TTTTGCGATAATCTTTGCAAGTTGCACCACAGATTTTGAAGAAATAAATACCAATCCAAACGCACCAGTTGCGGTACAGCCAAACCTCTTGTTAAGACAAGTACTTTATAATTTTGGCGAAAACATGAGTTACGAAGGTTTTGTTGCGGGAGATTTACTGGCACAACACCGTACAGCTTTAGATTTTAATTTGTTTGATAGACACGATTTAAAAAGTCCGCAATTAGGTGGTAATCCTTGGAGTATTTTTTACACCAATTTACGCGACAACGAAATCATTTTAAAACAATCCAAAGAAACACCTGCCTTTGCGGTTTATGAAGGTCCTGCTTTAATTTTAAAAGCATATATGGCTGCCGGATTAACAGACTTATTTGGCGATGTGCCTTATTTTGAAGCTTTTAATGGTATCGAAGGAACGGTAACCCCTGTTTACGATTTACAAGAAGACATTTATCAAAATGAAAACGGAATTTTAGACAATTTAGACAAAGGAGTCGCAGCAATAAATGCGTATACAGGTTCAATACCTTTAGAAGGTGATATTATATACAATGGTAATTTAAATCGATGGATTCAGTTTGCAAACTCGCTAAAAATAAAATACCTCATCCGTATTTCTGCAAAAGTAGATGTAGCTGCACAATTACAAGCTTTGTTTAACAATGGTAACTACATTCAATCCAATTCAGAAAATGCTGTTTTCGATTTCACAAATTCAGAACCAAACAGTTTTAGATTGGCGCAATTAAGAGTTGGAGATTTTAACAACTTTGTACTTTCGGAAACGATGGAAGAAGTGTTAACCGATTTAGAAGACACCAGAATCAATACCTTTTTTAGACCTTTTGCAAACGCAACGGGTAATGATTATAACGGATTGATAAACGGTATTGATGCATCCTCAACATCGGTTGCTTTGTCAGATTATTCTTTGGCTGGTACTGCTTTTAGAGAAGACACATCTAGTTTAGATGCTAATTTTATGACTGCTTGGGAGACCAACTTTTTATTAGCCGAAGCTGCAGCAAAAGGATTTATAAATGCTGATGCAGAAACGTTGTACAACAGAGGTGTAACGCAAGCTTTTGAGTTTTGGAACACCGATTTACCTGCAACTTATTTAGCAACAAATGCAAATTACAACGCAGCAAACAGCACGCCGTTAAACCAAATAATTACCCAAAAATGGATTGCATCACTAATAAATGGTTACGAAGGTTGGATAGAATATAGACGTACTGGTTTTCCGGTATTAAAAGATGTGTCTGCAAGTTTAAACGCAGGTTTAATTCCGGTACGAATGCCGTATCCTGCAGAAGCAGCAAGTTTAAATTCAGAAAATTATAACAAAGCAGCAGCGGCTACAAACGGCAACAGTTTGGATGCTAAAGTTTGGTGGAACGAATAA
- a CDS encoding rhodanese-like domain-containing protein, protein MKKLCILFLVISSTAFAQKKLDKLLNKWNTRNVPYISVETLALPKTNAILLDAREKAEFEVSHLKKAIYVGYDKFQLEETLPKLPKDKDAKIVVYCSLGIRSETIAHKLIQEGYTNVYNLYGGIFEWKNNNFKVVDTLGKPTEKVHAFSKNWGKWLHKGTKVYE, encoded by the coding sequence ATGAAAAAACTTTGCATCCTTTTTTTAGTAATCAGTTCTACTGCATTTGCACAAAAAAAACTAGACAAACTATTAAATAAATGGAATACTAGAAACGTACCTTATATATCCGTAGAAACCTTAGCATTGCCAAAAACCAATGCTATTTTATTAGATGCTAGAGAAAAAGCAGAGTTTGAGGTAAGCCATTTAAAAAAAGCCATTTACGTTGGATACGATAAATTTCAACTCGAAGAAACACTTCCAAAATTGCCCAAAGATAAAGACGCTAAAATTGTAGTGTATTGTTCTTTAGGCATCCGTTCAGAAACCATTGCGCACAAATTAATTCAAGAAGGTTATACCAATGTTTACAATTTATATGGTGGTATTTTCGAATGGAAAAACAATAATTTTAAAGTAGTAGATACCTTAGGCAAACCCACAGAAAAAGTTCATGCTTTCAGCAAAAACTGGGGCAAGTGGTTGCATAAAGGAACAAAAGTTTACGAATAA
- a CDS encoding TIGR04282 family arsenosugar biosynthesis glycosyltransferase — MAKNHKNLLLVFTRNPELGKAKTRLAKTVGDEKALEIYKFLLDRTRTIASQVNADKAVYYSVKIRENDLWDANVFQKHQQVGEDLGIRMQNAFYNGFTAGYNKVLIIGSDLYDLTPETVDHAFHQLDTNDAVIGPAEDGGYYLLGMNRLHEKVFQNKEWGTETVRAATLKDLQDKKVHLLHELNDVDVYEDIANHPAFEHLL; from the coding sequence ATGGCTAAAAATCATAAAAACCTATTGCTTGTTTTCACTAGAAATCCAGAATTAGGAAAAGCAAAAACACGTTTAGCAAAAACAGTTGGCGACGAAAAAGCTTTAGAAATTTACAAGTTTCTATTAGATAGAACAAGAACTATTGCAAGCCAAGTAAACGCCGACAAAGCGGTGTACTATTCCGTTAAAATTAGAGAAAACGATCTTTGGGATGCTAATGTTTTTCAAAAACACCAACAAGTTGGCGAAGATTTAGGTATTCGAATGCAAAATGCTTTTTACAATGGTTTTACAGCCGGCTATAACAAGGTTTTAATTATTGGTAGCGATTTGTACGATTTAACACCAGAAACGGTAGACCATGCTTTTCATCAATTAGATACTAATGATGCAGTTATTGGGCCTGCAGAAGATGGTGGTTATTATTTGTTAGGGATGAATCGCTTGCACGAAAAAGTGTTTCAAAACAAAGAATGGGGCACAGAAACGGTTAGAGCCGCAACTTTAAAAGATTTACAAGATAAAAAAGTACATTTGTTACACGAATTGAATGATGTAGATGTTTATGAAGATATAGCAAACCATCCTGCTTTTGAACATTTATTATAA
- a CDS encoding metallophosphoesterase family protein → MDQKIENLGKLSGKTLLFGGVYSNLQAIEALKQIAEKEGIPPENCICTGDIVGYCAQPEETVQLFKLWGAKSIVGNVEIQLRENAADCGCDFREGSRCDGFSQLWYPYAQSKLSSNSLEFLKTLPNTIQFEYASKKATVVHGSYFNVSEFIFKSTDWSKKAPNFTATNSDVIVAGHCGLPFQDQQNGQLWLNPGVIGMPANDGNPSVWYAILDDAKENFNYTHHTLNYNYKLTSKLMQNGLLPEEYSRTIVTGIWDNTEILPAIETGLQGLGIQL, encoded by the coding sequence ATGGATCAGAAAATAGAAAATTTAGGCAAACTATCTGGTAAGACACTGCTTTTTGGTGGTGTTTATAGCAATTTACAAGCTATAGAAGCGCTAAAACAAATTGCCGAAAAAGAAGGCATTCCGCCAGAAAACTGTATTTGTACAGGCGATATTGTTGGTTATTGTGCACAACCAGAAGAAACGGTGCAATTATTTAAATTGTGGGGCGCAAAAAGTATTGTAGGCAACGTAGAAATTCAGTTGCGTGAAAATGCAGCAGATTGTGGTTGCGATTTTAGAGAAGGCTCTAGATGCGATGGTTTTTCGCAACTTTGGTATCCGTATGCACAAAGCAAATTATCTAGCAACTCTTTAGAATTTTTAAAAACTTTGCCCAATACAATTCAGTTTGAGTATGCTTCAAAAAAGGCAACTGTAGTCCATGGTTCTTATTTTAATGTATCAGAATTTATATTTAAATCTACCGATTGGTCTAAAAAAGCACCAAATTTTACTGCTACCAATAGCGATGTAATTGTTGCGGGCCATTGTGGTTTGCCATTTCAAGATCAACAAAATGGGCAACTATGGCTAAATCCTGGTGTAATTGGCATGCCCGCAAATGATGGTAACCCAAGTGTTTGGTATGCAATTTTAGACGATGCCAAAGAAAATTTTAATTATACACATCATACTTTAAATTATAATTATAAATTAACAAGCAAATTAATGCAAAACGGTTTGCTGCCAGAAGAATACTCTAGAACTATTGTTACGGGTATTTGGGACAATACAGAAATATTACCTGCCATAGAAACAGGTTTACAAGGATTAGGAATTCAATTATAA
- a CDS encoding sodium:solute symporter family transporter, which translates to MDVIHWQWLLVISSSLILFLLSPYAKTTSQFFKAVHKKKAPNTAVLTGSLIISWIFAKSITNAANLGLAFGLVGGVAYAGYYLSFAIAGIIIYQLRTVGGFTSIHQFLISKFGKKAMAIFSILIAFRLFNEVWSNTMVIGSYFGAQGSTPYFTAIIVFTLLTLAYALKGGLSSSIFTDVIQMVLFSVLLLIILGTIFTTDDFSSEEIISSGTWSFELGLNLFFAALLQSFSYPFHDPVLTDRGFISSPKVTRKSFLWASILGAICIVLFSLIGVYAQTKGMSGQAAVEVGKALGIVLLLVINFIMITSAASTLDSTFSSFSKLLAIDLNLGKSVSFGRITMITVAVLGTIPVFLNAEILSATTISGTMVIGLTPVFICWKAQVPKISYYLSVSCGLLFGFLLLFNAFPETLIFTTGKYADLLWVNVWGILSCILLYFIPSWIRK; encoded by the coding sequence ATGGATGTAATACATTGGCAATGGTTATTGGTTATAAGTTCAAGTCTTATCTTGTTCTTATTATCGCCGTATGCAAAAACAACGTCGCAGTTTTTTAAAGCAGTCCATAAAAAGAAAGCGCCAAATACAGCTGTATTAACAGGTAGTTTAATCATTTCTTGGATTTTTGCGAAAAGCATTACCAATGCAGCCAACTTAGGTTTGGCTTTTGGTTTGGTTGGTGGTGTTGCGTACGCAGGTTATTACCTTTCTTTTGCCATTGCTGGTATTATTATTTATCAATTAAGAACTGTTGGTGGTTTTACAAGTATTCATCAATTTCTAATATCAAAATTTGGTAAAAAAGCCATGGCAATCTTTTCGATTTTAATTGCTTTTCGACTTTTTAATGAAGTATGGAGCAACACCATGGTAATTGGAAGCTATTTCGGCGCACAAGGTAGCACACCTTATTTTACCGCAATAATTGTATTTACATTACTAACACTTGCCTACGCATTAAAAGGCGGTTTAAGCAGTTCTATTTTTACAGACGTAATTCAAATGGTGCTTTTCTCGGTTTTATTGCTAATTATCTTAGGCACCATTTTTACTACGGATGATTTTTCATCCGAAGAAATTATAAGTTCTGGAACATGGAGTTTCGAATTGGGTTTAAACCTCTTTTTTGCGGCGTTATTGCAATCGTTTAGTTATCCATTTCACGACCCTGTTTTAACTGATAGAGGCTTTATTTCATCACCAAAAGTAACGCGTAAAAGTTTTTTATGGGCAAGTATTTTAGGTGCAATTTGTATTGTCTTATTCAGTTTAATTGGTGTCTATGCACAAACCAAAGGAATGTCTGGGCAAGCAGCTGTAGAAGTAGGTAAAGCCTTAGGTATTGTATTATTGTTAGTTATCAATTTTATAATGATTACCTCTGCAGCCTCAACTTTAGACTCTACATTTTCTTCTTTTTCTAAACTTTTAGCAATTGATTTAAATTTAGGAAAGTCGGTTTCTTTTGGAAGAATTACGATGATTACCGTAGCCGTTTTAGGTACGATTCCTGTATTTTTAAATGCAGAAATCTTATCTGCAACCACTATATCGGGTACAATGGTTATTGGTTTGACTCCTGTTTTTATTTGTTGGAAAGCGCAAGTACCTAAAATTAGTTACTACCTAAGCGTATCTTGTGGTTTGCTCTTTGGGTTTTTGCTACTATTTAATGCTTTTCCAGAAACACTCATTTTTACAACAGGAAAATATGCCGATTTACTTTGGGTAAATGTTTGGGGCATTTTAAGTTGTATTTTATTATACTTTATACCATCATGGATCAGAAAATAG